One Buteo buteo chromosome 4, bButBut1.hap1.1, whole genome shotgun sequence DNA segment encodes these proteins:
- the LCOR gene encoding ligand-dependent corepressor gives MASPCGRQQCSIERRGVRHQLDSWRHKLIHCEHLVSLDEPASEAGQQALLRQEQAKIIRFERQAEEFLNAVFYRKDSPRVSDPNIPLVAREIMQRMIRQFAAEYTSKNSSTQDSSQPNSTKNQSLLKASLVASSPTAATAQNPVLSKLLMADQDSPLDLTVRKSQSEPSEQDGVLDLSTKKSPCASSTSLSHSPGCSSTPGNGRPGRPSQHHPEGLQSGDGVPPRSLQDGTREGYGHSTSLKVPLARSLQISEELLSRNQFSTAASHGPSGLQNHGQHLILSREASWAKPHYEFNFSRMKFRGNGALSNISDLPFLTENSAFQKMALQTKQDGKKDVSHSSPVDLKIPQVRGMDLSWESRTGDQYSYSSLVMGSQTESALSKKLRAILPKQNRRSLLDAGPDSWGSDAEQSTSGQPYPTSDQEGDPGSKQPRKKRGRYRQYNSEILEEAISVVMSGKMSVSKAQSIYGIPHSTLEYKVKERLGTLKNPPKKKMKLMRSEGQDVSVKIELDPQGEAAQSANELKDE, from the exons GAACACTTAGTCAGTCTGGATGAGCCAGCCTCGGAAGCTGGACAACAAGCTCTGCTTAGACAAGAGCAAGCAAAAATCATTCGTTTTGAAAGGCAAGCAGAAGAGTTCCTCAATGCAGtcttttacagaaaag ACAGTCCTAGGGTCTCTGACCCCAATATTCCCCTAGTGGCCCGTGAGATCATGCAGCGAATGATCCGACAGTTTGCTGCTGAATATACCTCAAAAAATAGCTCTACTCAGGACTCCAGCCAGCCCAATAGCACAAAGAACCAAAGCCTGCTGAAAGCATCTCTGGTCGCCTCCTCTCCCACGGCTGCAACTGCTCAGAACCCTGTGCTCAGCAAACTTCTCATGGCTGACCAAGACTCACCTCTGGACCTTACTGTCAGAAAGTCTCAGTCAGAACCTAGTGAACAAG ACGGTGTGCTTGATTTATCCACTAAGAAGAGTCCTTGTGCCAGCAGCACCTCTCTGAGTCATTCTCCAGGGTGCTCCAGTACTCCAGGAAATGG GCGACCTGGGAGACCCAGCCAGCACCATCCGGAGGGACTACAGAGTGGTGATGGGGTACCTCCAAGAAGCTTGCAGGATGGAACCAGGGAAGGTTATGGCCACTCCACATCTCTTAAAGTACCGCTGGCTCGATCACTCCAGATTAGTGAAGAACTGCTGAGCAGAAACCAGTTTTCTACGGCTGCCAGCCATGGGCCATCTGGACTACAGAATCATGGACAGCACTTAATATTATCCAGGGAGGCTTCTTGGGCAAAACCACACTACGAATTCAATTTCAGCCGCATGAAATTCAGGGGAAATGGTGCACTCAGCAACATCAGtgaccttccttttcttacagaaaactcTGCCTTTCAAAAAATGGCACTTCAAACTAAACAGGATGGGAAAAAGGACGTGAGCCATTCGTCTCCTGTGGATTTAAAGATACCACAAGTTCGAGGCATGGACCTTTCATGGGAGTCCCGCACTGGTGACCAGTACAGCTATAGCTCTTTGGTAATGGGTTCACAAACGGAGAGCGCGCTTAGCAAAAAGTTAAGGGCTatccttccaaaacaaaacaggagaagTTTGCTGGATGCTGGACCAGATTCCTGGGGCTCAGATGCTGAGCAGTCTACCTCTGGACAGCCATATCCCACCTCAGATCAAGAGGGAGATCCTGGCTCCAAGCAACctaggaagaaaagagggagatACAGACAGTACAACAGCGAGATACTGGAGGAAGCAATCTCTGTGGTTATGAGCGGGAAAATGAGTGTTTCCAAAGCTCAGAGTATTTATGGGATCCCCCACAGTACACTGGAGTACAAAGTTAAAGAGAGGCTGGGCACTTTGAAAAAccctccaaagaaaaaaatgaaattaatgagGTCGGAGGGGCAGGATGTTTCAGTAAAGATTGAATTAGATCcccagggagaagcagcacaaagtGCGAATGAATTGAAAGATGAGTAG